The following coding sequences lie in one Candidatus Nitrospira allomarina genomic window:
- a CDS encoding (2Fe-2S) ferredoxin domain-containing protein: MPKPKYHILVCTNSRPPGHPKPSCGAAGAQNLLMALNMGLIERGVQPGEVLVTGTTCLGPCESGPNVVVYPTGTWYSQVKDSDVAVILDEHIKKGEPAAQLKPDSVWS; this comes from the coding sequence ATGCCAAAACCGAAGTATCATATTCTGGTATGCACGAATTCCCGTCCTCCTGGTCACCCCAAGCCTTCTTGTGGAGCTGCGGGTGCTCAAAATTTATTGATGGCACTCAATATGGGCTTGATTGAACGTGGCGTCCAACCTGGCGAGGTACTAGTCACTGGGACAACTTGCCTCGGGCCCTGCGAAAGTGGCCCTAACGTTGTCGTCTATCCGACAGGAACCTGGTACTCTCAAGTTAAAGACTCCGATGTGGCGGTAATTTTGGATGAGCACATAAAAAAAGGAGAGCCTGCGGCCCAGCTCAAACCGGATTCCGTTTGGTCTTAA
- a CDS encoding gamma-glutamylcyclotransferase family protein produces MRFFIYADNLNPTQLKRRAPEAQFLFMAYVPDHTIKFGRWSNQWRCGLATIAPSAGERVWGGVFELTQEDVQEMDKFEGDLPEGAFRHVEVHVFTQEGEKEFVSTHVAQSIGKFKAKDHYLDWILAGVKHWKLPDECVDMWNLFRSQ; encoded by the coding sequence ATGCGATTTTTTATTTATGCGGACAATTTGAATCCCACACAGCTCAAACGACGTGCTCCTGAAGCACAATTTTTATTTATGGCATACGTCCCAGACCACACCATCAAATTCGGGCGGTGGTCCAACCAATGGCGTTGTGGATTAGCCACCATTGCCCCTTCTGCTGGTGAGCGAGTGTGGGGAGGTGTTTTTGAGCTCACCCAGGAGGATGTCCAAGAAATGGACAAATTCGAGGGCGATCTTCCAGAGGGAGCATTTCGTCATGTTGAGGTCCATGTGTTCACTCAGGAAGGAGAAAAAGAGTTCGTAAGCACGCACGTAGCCCAAAGCATTGGAAAATTTAAAGCCAAAGATCATTATTTAGATTGGATTCTTGCGGGAGTTAAGCATTGGAAGTTACCGGATGAATGCGTGGACATGTGGAATCTGTTTCGCTCTCAATGA
- a CDS encoding retropepsin-like aspartic protease family protein, with product MVIAIGTVVGGQTILSRLSLDQSLLPTRSFPPKSDQIASGAEDSVISLEHLGGVWVANVELNDFHEARLIVDTGATFTTISEDLAFDAGIRSNTANSPINLLTVGGRVQAELGVARRIRVGNTGRDDVQVVIHTIPNLPDGIDGLLGLSFFDRFLVRLDHSNKQLHLSPRT from the coding sequence ATGGTAATAGCGATCGGTACAGTGGTGGGTGGACAGACTATTCTCAGTCGATTATCTTTAGACCAATCTCTTCTTCCCACTCGGTCGTTTCCTCCCAAATCAGACCAAATAGCGTCTGGAGCAGAGGATTCTGTGATTTCCCTGGAACATTTAGGAGGTGTTTGGGTAGCTAACGTGGAGTTGAATGACTTCCATGAAGCCAGACTCATAGTTGATACGGGGGCGACATTTACAACCATTTCAGAAGATTTGGCATTTGATGCGGGAATTCGATCAAATACCGCCAATTCGCCGATTAACCTCCTTACTGTCGGGGGGAGGGTTCAAGCCGAGCTAGGTGTCGCACGAAGAATTCGTGTGGGAAATACAGGCAGAGATGATGTCCAAGTGGTCATACATACCATACCGAACCTCCCAGACGGGATCGATGGCCTCCTCGGACTCAGTTTCTTTGATCGTTTTCTTGTTCGTCTGGACCATTCCAACAAACAGTTACACCTCTCGCCAAGGACGTAG